ACGACATCGGGGAGATAGCTCGCTTCGCCCTGGAGGAGGGATCACTTTCCCGACACCATCTCCTCGACCTCGCGGAGCTGCTCCTTGCCGAAGAACATCTCTTTGCCGACGAAGAAGGTCGGTGAGCCGAACGCGCCGCGGGCGACGGCCTCCTCGGTGTTCCCGATCAGTCTCGCCTTCACCTCGCCCTCCTGGGCGCGGGCGAACAGTTTTTGCGCATCCAGCCCGGAGGACGCGAGCGCCTTCATCGCGACCTCCGGATCGTCCATCTTCTTCGGCTCGCGCCACATGTGATGGAATGCGGCCTCGACATAGCGTTCGAACACGCCCTCGAGCTGCGCCGCGATCGCGGCTCGCATCAGGTTCAACGTGTTGATCGGGAAGAACGGGTTCCAGACATAGGGCTGCACATGGAAGCGCTTGAGAAAGCGCTCGGTCTCGACCGCCTGGAATTCACGCTTGTTCTTGATGCCGGCAAGTGTCTCGGCCGGCGACTTGTTATTGGTCGCCTTGAAGATGCCGCCGAGCAGAATCGGCACATATTCGAATTTCATGCCGATCCGCGTCTCGATCGCGGGGATCGCCTCATGGCTGAGAAACGCATTGGGGCTGCCGAAATCGAACAGGAATTGTGGGGCCGCGCG
This genomic interval from Bradyrhizobium sp. CB82 contains the following:
- a CDS encoding 2-hydroxychromene-2-carboxylate isomerase, producing the protein MTRAAPQFLFDFGSPNAFLSHEAIPAIETRIGMKFEYVPILLGGIFKATNNKSPAETLAGIKNKREFQAVETERFLKRFHVQPYVWNPFFPINTLNLMRAAIAAQLEGVFERYVEAAFHHMWREPKKMDDPEVAMKALASSGLDAQKLFARAQEGEVKARLIGNTEEAVARGAFGSPTFFVGKEMFFGKEQLREVEEMVSGK